In a genomic window of Chrysemys picta bellii isolate R12L10 chromosome 1, ASM1138683v2, whole genome shotgun sequence:
- the EIF1AX gene encoding eukaryotic translation initiation factor 1A, X-chromosomal: MPKNKGKGGKNRRRGKNENESEKRELVFKEDGQEYAQVIKMLGNGRLEALCFDGVKRLCHIRGKLRKKVWINTSDIILVGLRDYQDNKADVILKYNADEARSLKAYGELPEHAKINETDTFGPGDDDEIQFDDIGDDDEDIDDI, from the exons ATGCCCAAGAATAAAG GTAAGGGAGGTAAAAACAGACGACGAGGTAAGAATGAGAATGAATCGGAGAAGAGAGAATTAGTGTTCAAAGAGGATGGACAAG AGTATGCTCAGGTGATCAAGATGTTGGGCAATGGGAGATTGGAGGCATTATGTTTTGATGGTGTGAAGAGGTTATGTCATATCAGAGGGAAACTAAGAAAAAAG GTTTGGATAAATACATCGGATATTATATTGGTTGGCTTAAGAGACTACCAG GATAACAAGGCGGATGTCATTCTAAAATACAATGCAGATGAAGCCAGAAGTCTGAAGGCATATGGGGAACTTCCAGAACACG CTAAAATCAATGAAACAGACACATTTGGTCctggtgatgatgatgaaatCCAGTTTGATGATATTGGAGATGATGATGAGGACATTGATGAT ATCTAA